One window of the Herbiconiux sp. L3-i23 genome contains the following:
- a CDS encoding glycoside hydrolase family 16 protein, which translates to MSRAHRAAPDARRRNVVAAAAIVAVLGALTAAGVSYDGGAQLCGPDGAHCVALPTDRDGRDVGDRVEIIPLSETGRLTVSNRATDAERTVGVLGYLDRAATDPDVSYIPVPTSAPRTSTGIGRWGSSDAALPASAAGADAVIVRLTDDDTVAGAGPDGLTVDFAPSAAAATSDELFGAMSRLASSMGEDAPTAAQARSLWRTMRHATPAIPDPEPAPPATPAPAPTETAVPPADAAPPPVTGGGSEAAPQGDLPEWRQLLVEDFTRDAPLGTFASRYPGFASYDGSLDTSAREGRPQGQAGLYSSSTTTTAHDGLFDCYLHTRGVTPQVCALTPSLDGGWWEGQMYGRYSVRFKTDYLPGYKIAWLLWPSSDDWSDGEIDFPETELDGTIKGASHDVFGSPQDNAYYVDTEQTTQSWHTATIEWRPGSLTFILDGQSWTTTDPSALPTKPMRWTLQTETHLIAPAPAPEVAGHVYIDWIAAYAYSG; encoded by the coding sequence TTGTCCCGAGCACATCGCGCCGCGCCCGACGCGCGACGCCGCAACGTCGTCGCCGCGGCGGCGATCGTCGCGGTCCTCGGAGCCCTGACCGCGGCGGGAGTCTCCTACGACGGCGGAGCGCAGCTGTGCGGCCCCGACGGCGCGCACTGCGTCGCCCTCCCCACCGACCGTGACGGCCGGGATGTCGGCGACCGCGTCGAGATCATCCCGCTCAGCGAAACCGGTCGACTGACGGTTTCGAACCGTGCGACGGACGCCGAGCGGACCGTGGGGGTGCTCGGCTACCTCGACCGAGCCGCGACCGATCCCGATGTCTCGTACATCCCGGTGCCGACGTCTGCGCCCCGCACCAGTACCGGGATCGGACGCTGGGGGTCGAGTGATGCGGCACTGCCCGCCTCCGCCGCCGGCGCCGATGCGGTCATCGTGCGATTGACCGATGACGACACCGTTGCGGGCGCCGGACCCGACGGACTCACCGTCGACTTCGCGCCGTCGGCCGCAGCGGCGACCTCGGACGAGCTCTTCGGGGCGATGAGCAGACTGGCCTCGTCGATGGGGGAGGACGCTCCGACGGCGGCGCAGGCGCGAAGCCTCTGGAGGACGATGAGACACGCCACCCCGGCCATCCCCGATCCCGAACCGGCTCCGCCCGCGACTCCCGCTCCGGCGCCCACCGAGACCGCCGTGCCGCCCGCCGACGCGGCGCCGCCGCCCGTCACGGGCGGCGGTTCCGAAGCGGCCCCGCAGGGTGACCTGCCGGAATGGCGACAACTCCTCGTCGAGGACTTCACCCGCGACGCACCGCTCGGAACATTCGCCTCCCGCTATCCCGGTTTCGCGAGCTACGACGGCTCGCTCGACACGTCGGCGCGCGAGGGACGGCCCCAGGGGCAGGCCGGCCTGTATTCGAGCAGCACGACGACCACCGCGCACGACGGTCTCTTCGACTGCTACCTGCACACCCGCGGCGTGACGCCCCAGGTGTGCGCCCTCACCCCGTCGCTCGACGGCGGCTGGTGGGAAGGGCAGATGTACGGCCGGTACAGCGTGCGCTTCAAAACCGACTACCTGCCCGGATACAAGATCGCCTGGCTGCTCTGGCCGTCGAGCGACGACTGGAGCGACGGCGAGATCGACTTCCCCGAGACCGAGCTCGACGGCACCATCAAGGGTGCCTCGCACGACGTATTCGGCAGCCCGCAGGACAACGCGTACTACGTCGACACCGAGCAGACGACGCAGTCGTGGCACACGGCGACCATCGAGTGGCGGCCGGGCAGCCTGACCTTCATCCTCGACGGACAGAGCTGGACGACCACCGACCCGAGCGCCCTCCCCACGAAGCCGATGCGCTGGACGCTGCAGACCGAGACGCATCTCATCGCACCCGCGCCGGCCCCCGAGGTGGCAGGGCACGTCTATATCGACTGGATCGCCGCGTACGCCTACTCCGGCTGA
- a CDS encoding FAD-binding oxidoreductase produces the protein MMTTSLADAVREAGASRVLTPDDADYTAELSAFNLAIRQTPEVVVAAQSVADVTAAVDAARGAGAPLVVLGLGHGVLRDTDRGIAVSTRGLASVDVDLDARTARIGAGTTWNEVLAAVTPHGLAALNGSAPGVGVMGYLLGGGLGPIARSYGFAADHVRAFEIVTPADGAITVDADSHPDLFWALRGGKGGFGVVTAVTIDLFPIAEFYGGGLFFPDTDVRSVLEAFSDWSTGLPDTVTASIALLRLPPLPDLPEPIRGRFVAHVRYAALTSAEEAERILAPIRAAGSPLLDAIGVMPYAAIGMIHADPVTPLAATEGGLTLSSFGRDAVDALLAAAGPEVDVPLIAVEVRVLGGAVGREPEIPNAIGGRDSAYGVHVVGAPVPELLETVIPQVIRGVFAALAPWQAPVSMINFVGRSNEPGQVERSWSAEQNDRLDRVRAAVDPDGLLPFGRHGAPATTA, from the coding sequence ATGATGACGACCTCCCTGGCCGACGCCGTCCGGGAGGCGGGAGCATCGCGCGTGCTCACGCCCGATGACGCCGACTACACCGCTGAGCTCAGCGCCTTCAACCTCGCCATCCGCCAGACCCCGGAGGTGGTGGTGGCGGCGCAGAGCGTCGCTGACGTCACCGCCGCGGTCGACGCCGCCCGCGGCGCCGGCGCTCCGCTCGTCGTGCTGGGGCTCGGGCACGGGGTGCTGCGCGACACCGATCGCGGCATCGCCGTCAGCACGCGCGGTCTCGCGTCGGTCGATGTCGACCTCGATGCGCGCACCGCCCGGATCGGGGCCGGAACGACCTGGAACGAGGTCCTCGCCGCCGTCACCCCGCACGGCCTCGCCGCGCTCAACGGGTCGGCCCCCGGTGTCGGCGTGATGGGCTACCTGCTCGGCGGCGGGCTCGGCCCGATCGCCCGCAGCTACGGCTTCGCGGCCGACCACGTGCGCGCGTTCGAGATCGTGACCCCCGCCGACGGTGCGATCACCGTCGATGCCGACTCGCATCCCGACCTGTTCTGGGCGCTGCGCGGCGGCAAGGGAGGATTCGGCGTCGTCACCGCCGTGACCATCGACCTGTTCCCGATCGCCGAGTTCTACGGTGGCGGGCTGTTCTTCCCCGACACCGACGTGCGCTCGGTGCTCGAGGCGTTCAGCGACTGGTCGACCGGGCTGCCCGACACGGTGACCGCGTCGATCGCGCTGCTCCGGCTGCCGCCGCTGCCCGACCTGCCCGAGCCGATCCGCGGACGGTTCGTCGCCCACGTGCGCTACGCGGCGCTGACGAGCGCCGAGGAGGCGGAGCGCATCCTCGCCCCGATCCGAGCCGCCGGCTCGCCTCTGCTCGACGCGATCGGCGTGATGCCCTACGCCGCGATCGGCATGATCCACGCCGACCCGGTGACGCCGCTCGCCGCCACCGAGGGCGGCCTCACGCTGAGCTCCTTCGGCCGCGACGCCGTCGACGCCCTGCTCGCCGCGGCCGGCCCCGAGGTTGACGTGCCCCTGATCGCCGTCGAAGTGCGGGTTCTCGGCGGTGCGGTCGGCCGTGAGCCCGAGATCCCCAACGCGATCGGCGGACGCGACTCGGCTTACGGCGTGCACGTCGTCGGAGCGCCCGTGCCGGAGCTGCTCGAGACCGTCATCCCTCAGGTGATCCGAGGCGTCTTCGCCGCACTGGCGCCGTGGCAGGCGCCGGTGTCGATGATCAACTTCGTCGGCCGCAGCAACGAGCCGGGCCAGGTCGAGCGCAGTTGGAGCGCGGAGCAGAACGATCGGCTGGATCGTGTCCGCGCGGCTGTCGACCCGGACGGCCTCTTGCCGTTCGGCCGTCACGGAGCCCCCGCCACCACCGCCTGA
- the trxA gene encoding thioredoxin — translation MATTTMTKETHDETVADGIVLIDFWADWCGPCKQFAPIFEKASEVNPEITFAKVDTDAEQELSAEYGIRSIPTLVVYRDGIPIFGQPGALPGAALDDLITQVKALDMDDVRERYAAAKAAQEQGEAAAPQA, via the coding sequence ATGGCGACGACAACTATGACCAAAGAGACGCACGACGAGACCGTCGCCGACGGAATCGTGCTCATCGACTTCTGGGCCGACTGGTGCGGCCCCTGTAAGCAGTTCGCTCCGATCTTCGAGAAGGCCAGTGAGGTCAACCCCGAGATCACGTTCGCGAAGGTCGACACCGACGCGGAGCAGGAGCTCTCGGCGGAGTACGGCATCCGCTCCATCCCGACTCTCGTGGTCTACCGAGACGGAATCCCGATCTTCGGGCAGCCCGGCGCTCTCCCGGGCGCCGCGCTCGACGATCTCATCACCCAGGTGAAGGCGCTCGACATGGACGACGTCCGCGAGCGCTACGCCGCCGCGAAGGCGGCGCAAGAGCAGGGCGAGGCGGCCGCCCCGCAGGCCTGA
- the iolC gene encoding 5-dehydro-2-deoxygluconokinase, producing MSSLHAVDPLDVLAIGRVGVDLYPLQDGVGLEDVSTFGKYLGGSAANVTVAAARYGRSAGLISRTGDDPFGVYVRRELLRLGVSDEFVTPVPELHTPITFCEIFPPDHFPLYFYREPIAPDLMVRADELDLDAIASARIYWSTVTGLSREPSREAHFAAWQARGRRAHTVLDLDFRPMFWSDAAEARAQVAKALEHVSVAVGNREECEIAVGETDPDRAADALLERGIDLAIVKQGPKGVLAKTRDERVEVAPFFVDVVNGLGAGDAFGGALCHGLLGGWDLERTMRWANAAGAIVAGKRECSTAMPDAAEVEHLIERTAANA from the coding sequence TTGAGTTCCCTGCACGCCGTCGATCCGCTCGACGTCCTCGCCATCGGTCGCGTCGGTGTCGACCTCTATCCACTGCAAGACGGCGTCGGCCTCGAGGACGTCTCGACGTTCGGGAAGTACCTCGGCGGATCCGCGGCCAACGTCACCGTCGCCGCCGCGCGCTACGGCAGGTCCGCCGGCCTCATCAGTCGCACCGGGGACGACCCGTTCGGCGTCTACGTGCGTCGGGAGCTCCTGCGGCTCGGCGTCTCCGACGAGTTCGTCACCCCGGTGCCGGAGCTGCACACCCCCATCACGTTCTGCGAGATCTTCCCGCCCGACCACTTCCCGCTGTACTTCTACCGCGAACCGATCGCTCCCGACCTCATGGTGCGCGCTGACGAGCTCGACCTCGACGCCATCGCGTCGGCCCGGATCTACTGGTCGACCGTGACCGGACTCAGCCGCGAGCCGAGTCGCGAGGCGCACTTCGCCGCGTGGCAGGCGCGGGGACGGCGTGCCCACACCGTGCTCGACCTCGATTTCCGACCCATGTTCTGGAGCGACGCGGCCGAGGCCCGCGCCCAGGTGGCGAAGGCCCTCGAGCACGTCAGCGTCGCGGTCGGCAACCGCGAGGAGTGCGAGATCGCCGTCGGTGAGACCGACCCCGACCGCGCGGCCGACGCGCTGCTCGAGCGTGGGATCGATCTCGCCATCGTGAAGCAGGGCCCGAAGGGAGTTCTCGCCAAGACGCGCGACGAGCGCGTCGAGGTGGCCCCGTTCTTCGTCGACGTCGTGAACGGCCTCGGAGCGGGAGACGCCTTCGGCGGGGCGCTCTGTCACGGGCTGCTCGGCGGCTGGGACCTCGAGCGCACCATGCGCTGGGCCAACGCCGCCGGCGCGATCGTCGCAGGCAAGCGGGAGTGCTCGACGGCGATGCCCGACGCGGCGGAGGTCGAGCACCTGATCGAACGGACGGCGGCCAATGCCTGA
- a CDS encoding deoxyribose-phosphate aldolase produces MPDFDRLRSIRAEHPELIGDALRARSRRSLFGDDGRLFIVAADHPARGALGVGSRSTAMASRVELLARLAAALDRPGVDGVLATPDIIEDLAVLGALEGKVIVGSMNRGGLQGAAFEMDDRFTSYDVPSMARDGIDVGKLLLRINLDDSGTAATLEAAAAAVTAAARARLPIMLEPFMSEWREGRICNDLSTDAVIKSVAIASGLGASSAYTWLKLPVVPEMERVAEATTMPTLLLGGDPVAGQDETFASWETALALPGMRGLVVGRTLLYPDDDDVIGAVDTAAGLVHASAVAQQY; encoded by the coding sequence ATGCCTGACTTCGACCGGCTCAGAAGCATCCGCGCCGAGCACCCCGAGCTCATCGGCGACGCCCTGCGCGCCCGCAGCCGACGCTCGCTCTTCGGCGATGACGGCCGTCTCTTCATCGTCGCCGCCGACCACCCCGCTCGCGGCGCACTCGGCGTCGGCTCCCGGAGCACCGCGATGGCGAGCCGCGTCGAGCTCCTCGCCCGCCTCGCGGCGGCCCTCGACCGTCCCGGAGTCGACGGCGTGCTCGCCACCCCCGACATCATCGAAGACCTCGCCGTGCTCGGGGCGCTCGAGGGCAAGGTCATCGTCGGCTCGATGAACCGCGGCGGGCTGCAGGGCGCCGCCTTCGAGATGGACGACCGCTTCACCTCGTACGACGTGCCGTCGATGGCGCGGGATGGGATCGATGTCGGCAAGCTGCTCCTGCGCATCAACCTCGACGACTCCGGCACCGCGGCAACCCTCGAGGCCGCGGCGGCGGCGGTCACGGCCGCGGCGAGGGCGCGACTGCCGATCATGCTCGAGCCGTTCATGAGCGAGTGGCGCGAGGGTCGCATCTGCAACGATCTGTCGACCGACGCGGTCATCAAGTCGGTCGCGATCGCCTCCGGGCTCGGCGCATCCTCCGCCTACACCTGGCTGAAGCTGCCGGTCGTCCCCGAGATGGAGCGCGTGGCGGAGGCGACGACGATGCCCACACTGCTGCTCGGAGGCGATCCCGTCGCGGGTCAGGATGAGACCTTCGCCTCGTGGGAGACCGCGCTGGCGCTCCCCGGGATGCGCGGGCTCGTCGTCGGCCGCACCCTGCTCTACCCCGACGATGACGACGTCATCGGCGCCGTCGACACCGCCGCCGGGCTCGTCCACGCGAGCGCCGTCGCGCAGCAGTACTGA